From the Micromonospora lupini genome, one window contains:
- a CDS encoding TIGR02452 family protein: protein MSGRLREIARQTVAIADSGRYRNAAGDEVGIGELVRAAVAGTRLHLPDEVPAAESAEPGGRRVEVTNESTLQAARRLAPGAACLVFASAKNPGGGFLGGAKAQEESIARSSALYPCLLAAREFYAFHRDQRDLRYSDRVIFSPDVPVFRDDRGDLLDQPYTASFLTAAAPNLGAILRNQPEHGPDVPAVLARRARRVLEVAAAHGQRTVVLGAWGCGVFRNDPATVADAFADALREVDRFDHVVFAILDNVPGTPVFRTFAERFPGTAAAPGVDGGRG from the coding sequence GTGAGCGGTCGTCTTCGCGAGATCGCCCGGCAGACGGTCGCAATCGCTGATTCGGGTCGCTATCGCAATGCCGCGGGCGACGAGGTGGGCATCGGCGAGCTGGTACGTGCCGCAGTCGCCGGCACTCGTCTCCACCTGCCGGACGAGGTGCCCGCGGCGGAAAGCGCCGAGCCCGGCGGCCGCAGGGTGGAGGTGACGAACGAGTCGACGTTGCAGGCAGCCCGTCGACTGGCGCCCGGAGCGGCCTGCCTGGTGTTCGCCTCGGCGAAGAACCCGGGTGGTGGGTTCCTGGGCGGGGCGAAGGCGCAGGAGGAGAGCATCGCCCGGTCCTCGGCGCTGTACCCGTGTCTCCTCGCCGCCCGGGAGTTCTACGCGTTCCACCGCGACCAGCGGGACCTGCGGTACAGCGACCGCGTCATCTTCTCGCCGGACGTGCCGGTGTTCCGGGACGACAGGGGCGACCTGCTCGACCAGCCGTACACGGCGTCGTTCCTGACCGCCGCGGCGCCGAACCTGGGCGCGATCCTGCGCAACCAGCCCGAACACGGTCCGGACGTACCGGCGGTGCTGGCCCGACGTGCTCGCCGGGTGCTGGAGGTCGCGGCCGCGCACGGACAGCGGACTGTGGTGTTGGGAGCGTGGGGATGCGGCGTCTTCCGCAACGATCCCGCCACGGTGGCCGACGCCTTCGCCGACGCCCTGCGGGAGGTCGATCGCTTCGACCACGTGGTGTTCGCCATCCTCGACAACGTGCCGGGAACACCTGTGTTTCGCACGTTCGCGGAACGCTTCCCGGGAACCGCCGCGGCCCCGGGGGTGGACGGCGGGCGAGGGTGA